The Clostridiales bacterium genome includes the window GGCACCGCTGGTTAGCTACGTTCGGTTTGGATAACCGCTGAAAGCATCTAAGCGGGAAGCCGGTCTCAAGATTAGGTCTCTCACTGGGTTAACCAGGTAAGGCCCCTCGTAGACGACGAGGTTGATAGGCTGCAGGTGTACGCACAGTGATGTGTTCAGCCGAGCAGTACTAATTGGCCGAGGTCTTGATCTCATTCGCGGAATCTTCAAGCGCTATGCAGCTCTCAGGGTGCGGGCGACCGCACCGTGTGAGGTGTTGACAACGGCATATCGATGCCGATGGCGAGAGCCGTCGGATGTGTTCAGTGGCTATGGCGGAGGGGGTACACCCGATCCCATTCCGAACTCGGCAGTTAAGCCCTCCAGCGCCGATGGTACTGCGGTGTAGGCCGTGGGAGAGTAGGACGTCGCTGAACACATCCGGCGGCTCTCTCGCATTCCAGCTCACGTACGTCATGAGAACGGGCTCTTGGCACGGATCTCGTGGGGGATGAACGGTGAGTGCGAGCAGGCCAGTATTCTTGAGCGAGTTTGTCAGGATTATGCTAGAATCCCGCCATGTCCGGTGCGCATCGGCCGTTGAACGGCAAGCGTATAGCGAAGGGAGCTCCCAATGCAGGAGCGTGTTGAAGCGGCTCTCGATAAGATCAGGCCCGCGCTTCAGGCCGACGGCGGTGACGTCGAGTTTGTCGAGATGACCGATGATGGCGTAGTGAAGGTCAGGCTCATGGGTGCCTGCCGCGGCTGTCCGATGTCTCAGCTCACACTGGCAAACGGTGTGGAACGTGTCCTCAAGGAGGAGATCCCTGAGGTCGTCCGAGTAGAGGCCGTATAGCCGTCACGTACGAACTTTGTCCACCTGGCTCGACCGGGTGCCACGACGGAGCTTCCGCTATGCGGGGCTCCGTCGTCTTGTATTGCCATTGCACGGGTTGTTCCGACCGTTCCGTGACGTAGCCCTACCGCTCGTCCACTCAATGCGCATCAGGCATTGACTCAGCATATGGTGTTGAGTTAGATTACGGGACGCAATATATAGTGTTTGTCTACAGCAATGGACTCGGCGACACCCGTCGGGTTCGCATCATCGGTATCCGTTGAAGGGGGCACTTCCAGTGGCCGGCCAGGAACGCACTATGACCTACTCACGGGCGATTGACGAGATTCTCACGCACAACTCGCTCAAGGTCTTGCAGAAGCGATACCTGACCAAGGACGACGAGGGTAGGGCCGTAGAGAATCCAAGCGACATGTTCATACGTGTCGCCGAGAACATCGCTTCCGCTGAGCGGGTGTGGGGTGCCGATGACGCACGTGTTGCTGAGATCGCGCACGATTTCTATGAGCTCATGACGTCACTCGAGTTCTTGCCCAACTCGCCTACCCTCATGAACGCGGGGCGAGACTTACAGCAGCTTTCAGCTTGTTTTGTCCTGCCTGTCGCTGACTCGATGGAGTCGATCTTCGGTGCGGTGCGCGACACCGCGATCATCCACAAGTCTGGGGGAGGGACAGGGTTTTCGTTCTCACGCTTGCGTCCCGCTGGCGATCAGGTCAGGTCAACGCAGGGTGTTTCCAGCGGCCCTGTCTCGTTCATGCGTGTTTTCAATCAAGCGACCGAGGCAGTCAAGCAGGGCGGAACCCGCCGAGGCGCAAACATGGGAGTGCTTCGTGTCGACCACCCGGACATCCTTGACTTCATCGAGTGCAAGGCCCACGGTGACTTCGCGAACTTCAACATTTCGGTGGCGTTGACCGAAGACTTCATGCAGGCGGTTAGGGACGGCCGCGAGTACCAGTTGCTAAATCCGCGCTCAGGCAATCCGGCGGGCACGCTTGACGCGCTCGAGATTTGGGACCGCATCGTCCAGATGGCGTGGGCAACCGGAGATCCCGGCATCATCTTCATCGACCGGATTAATCGCGACAACCCGACGCCCCTCCTCGGCGAGATTGAGTCGACTAACCCGTGTGGCGAACAGCCGCTTTTGCCGTACGAGGCGTGCAACCTGGGCTCGATCAACCTTTCCAAGTTTGTCGCCGCGAGCGAGGACGGTCCGGTTGTCGCTTGGGACCGCCTGGGCGATGTGGTCCACCGCGCGGTGCGCTTTCTCGACGACGTCATTGAGGTGAACCGGTATCCTCTATCCGAGATTGACGAGCTTGCGCGCGGAAACCGCAAAATCGGGTTGGGCGTCATGGGCTGGGCGGACATGCTCATCATGATGAACATCCCGTACGACTCCGAGGAGGCCGTCGCTCTCGGCGAGAAGGTGATGGGCTGCATCGACGCCGAGGGGAAGGCCGCATCGCGTAAGCTGGCGATGGAACGGGGCTCGTTTCCCAACTTTGCGGGGTCGATCTACGACACTCCGGACGGCGGGCCGATCCGCAACGCGACCGTGACGACGATCGCTCCAACCGGCACTCTCTCGATCATTGCGAACAGCTCCTCAGGGGTTGAACCCCTGTTTGCCGTCTCTTATGTCCGCACTGTCATGGACAATGACCGTCTCGTGGAGGTCAATCCTATGTTTGAGGAGGTCGCGGTCAAGCGTGGCTTCTACACGCAAGAGCTGATGTCGCTCATCGCTGATCACGGCACGGTTCACGGTATCGAGGACGTCCCCGAAGATGTCCAGCGTACGTTCGTTACCGCTCACGACATTGCGCCGGAGTGGCACATCCGCATGCAGGCGGCGTTCCAGACTCATACGGACAACGCGGTTTCAAAGACGGTCAATTTTGCCAGCGATGCGACGAGCGAGGATGTCCGCCGCGTCTACGATCTGGCGTATGAGCTCGGAGTCAAGGGAGTGACGATCTACCGCGACGGTTCGAAAGACAACCAGGTCCTGTCGACCGGCCGGACAGGGAAGAGTAACTCCGCGGTTACGACCCCGGTACGTCCCGGAGAGATCGAGCCGCGTCCGCGTCCGCTTGTAACAGAGGGCCGCACGGAGAAGATCCTCACAGGCTGCGGGAATCTGTACGTGACGGTGAACTGGGACGAAGAGGGCATGTGTGAAGTCTTCACCCAGATGGGCAAGTCGGGCGGTTGCGCCGCGAGCCAGTCTGAAGCGCTGTCCCGGATGATCTCCGTGTCACTGCGTGCCGGGGTTGATCCCGAGGCGATCATGAAGCACTTGCGCGGCATACGGTGCCCGAGTCCGAGTTGGACCGAGGGAGGCAAGGTGCTCTCGTGCGCCGACGCGGTTGGCATCGTGATGGAACACGCGCTCACCTATATGGAGACTGGCGAGGCTGGCCGCGGCGTCACCAAGTCGAGCGACACGCTCGACTACCTTTCGGGTGCGTGTCCTGAATGCGGCGGATCGCTGGAGCACGAGAGCGGCTGCGCCGTCTGCCGGTCGTGCGGTTTCTCCAAGTGCGCGTAGACGGATAGGAGCAATAGCCGTGGTCCTTTCCGATAGAAGCATCAAAGAGCAGTTGTTGGCAGGCAGGATCAGAATCGAGCCGTTCGATCCCGACGACATTCAGCCGTCGAGCGTCGACCTGCATCTCGGCCCTTCGTTCATGGTGTTCAGAAACTCGCGCTATCCGTACATAGATCCCTCGCGAGAACAGGCGGGGCTCATGGAGAGCGTGAGCGCTTCTGTCGAGGAGCCGTTCGTCTTGCATCCTGGCGAGTTCGTCTTGGGCACCACGGTTGAACGCGTGGTCCTGCCTGACGACATCGTGGCGCGCCTCGAAGGGAAGTCCTCGCTCGGTCGACTCGGACTGCTTATCCACTCGACAGCCGGATACGTCGATCCGGGCTGGGATGGCCGACTCACCCTTGAGCTCTCGAACGTCTCAAACCTTCCTATCGTGCTCATGCCGGGAATGCCGATCGGCCAGATGTCCTTCATGCAGATGACGACCCCGGTAGAGCGTCCGTACGGCACCCTTGGGCTCGGAAGTAAGTACCAGGGGCAGAGTGACACCACGCCGAGCAGGATGTACAGGAACTTCGAGCAGTAAGGCGCTCCTGTGTGCTTACTCCGGAGGCGCTAGAGTCCCTGCGTTACTTTACTGACGAGTGGAGTAGGCACGAATCCGGCAAGGTACTTGCCCCATGCGGACTCCATGAGCGGGAGCCACTTGAGTTTGCGGTGGATGTTCGCACCGATCTGACGGGTAGCTGCCGCATATGCTTCGAGCACGTGGGACGGCTCGTGGTTTGCGATCATCTCTCCAGCGTAGCGGCCTGAGTTCAGCGCGTATGAGATCCCCTCGCCCGATGTCGGGGACATGAATCCGCCCGCCTCGCCTGCGAGTATGATCCGTCCTCGGCCGGGCACGATGTCGCGCGCCGAGCGGACTGAGAGCGCGACACTCGCCTCGCGCCGCACCGTCTCTCCCAGTTGCGGCATGGCCGCGCGCAGAATGCTCAGCGTCTGGTCCTGCTTGAGGTAGGGACGTTTTGTCTTGGGGTAGTACACGGATCCGACAATCGCGATGTCGTCTTTGGGCACCACGTAAGAGTATGCGTAGGCGTCGCCGATGTTTCTCATGTAGATGCAGTCAAAGTAGGGCGGAAGATCTCCGCTGAGCCGGCAGAAGTCTTGCAGCGTCACGTATGTTGCTACGCTTCCCTCACCAAGCTCTCGCCGCACTGTTGAGCGGGCGCCGTCCGCTCCGACGAGGTTCTCACAGGTTACCGTGTACTCGGAGTCGCGCGACTTAAGCGTCGCGACGACGCGGTGAGCGTCCTGGGTGACCCCGATGACCGCGCATTCCGCAACGACGTCGACTGAGCTTGGAAGCAGCCGGAGCAGCCATTCGTCAAACTCGATCCTATCGACGTTCAGGAAGCGTAGCCCGGTTGGTTTGCGAATCTCGCGATCCCAGTCCACGTAGCGGAAGTTGACGTAGCTGGGGGAACGCACCATCGATTCAGGGAGTGGAGCGATATCGGCCAGGAACTGTTGCGCGAACTCGTTGAGCATGCCCCCGCAACTCTTGTCACGCGGCAGGCGGGAGGTCTCGACAACAAGGACGGAACCGCGTCGAGCGGCACCGAGGGCGGCCATCACGCCGGCCGGTCCCGATCCCGCGATGATCGTGTCGTAGTGCGGCTGTGGCGCTTCGCGCAGTGTGAACATGGGACTCCGGATCCGTAGGAAATGGGCGGTGAACGCAGTGTATGAACGATCATGAGCAGTGTATCATCGGCGTTATCGTGTGCGGGTCGAAGAAAGGGCGGATGCGGTGTCGAAATGCTGGGAGCAGCGTGGATGCGACGATGAGATGCAAGCCGAGTGTCCCCACTCGGCGGTACTGCACGATCGTTGTCCCACCAAGTGTGCGTTCTCGGGGTGCGACCGGCCGTCGTACGAACTGACGACCGACCCGATGCTCGTGTTTGAGCCCGAGATCGACCGGTGTGCGGCAATCCGGGAAAACTGCTTATACTGCGCGTTCTTCCTTACCCGCGGGCCTCGGCTGTAGTCCGGTGGCGGGCTAGTCCATCGCGCGCATAACGAGGCCGGAGAGCAGTTTGGGGTAGAAGTACGTTGATTTTTGCGGCATCGTCTCTCCGGAGAGCGCCACGGCGCGCATCTGATCGATCCGGGTGGCACGCAGGATGAACGAGACGTCGTGTGCCGTGGCGGAGTCGAACGCTTCGTCGGCGTCCTTGACAAACGACAGCCGGTCGAGAGACTCGGGGCGATCGGGGTGGATGCCGAGCAACGGATCGAGCACTAGC containing:
- a CDS encoding NifU family protein, translating into MQERVEAALDKIRPALQADGGDVEFVEMTDDGVVKVRLMGACRGCPMSQLTLANGVERVLKEEIPEVVRVEAV
- a CDS encoding vitamin B12-dependent ribonucleotide reductase: MTYSRAIDEILTHNSLKVLQKRYLTKDDEGRAVENPSDMFIRVAENIASAERVWGADDARVAEIAHDFYELMTSLEFLPNSPTLMNAGRDLQQLSACFVLPVADSMESIFGAVRDTAIIHKSGGGTGFSFSRLRPAGDQVRSTQGVSSGPVSFMRVFNQATEAVKQGGTRRGANMGVLRVDHPDILDFIECKAHGDFANFNISVALTEDFMQAVRDGREYQLLNPRSGNPAGTLDALEIWDRIVQMAWATGDPGIIFIDRINRDNPTPLLGEIESTNPCGEQPLLPYEACNLGSINLSKFVAASEDGPVVAWDRLGDVVHRAVRFLDDVIEVNRYPLSEIDELARGNRKIGLGVMGWADMLIMMNIPYDSEEAVALGEKVMGCIDAEGKAASRKLAMERGSFPNFAGSIYDTPDGGPIRNATVTTIAPTGTLSIIANSSSGVEPLFAVSYVRTVMDNDRLVEVNPMFEEVAVKRGFYTQELMSLIADHGTVHGIEDVPEDVQRTFVTAHDIAPEWHIRMQAAFQTHTDNAVSKTVNFASDATSEDVRRVYDLAYELGVKGVTIYRDGSKDNQVLSTGRTGKSNSAVTTPVRPGEIEPRPRPLVTEGRTEKILTGCGNLYVTVNWDEEGMCEVFTQMGKSGGCAASQSEALSRMISVSLRAGVDPEAIMKHLRGIRCPSPSWTEGGKVLSCADAVGIVMEHALTYMETGEAGRGVTKSSDTLDYLSGACPECGGSLEHESGCAVCRSCGFSKCA
- a CDS encoding dCTP deaminase, producing the protein MVLSDRSIKEQLLAGRIRIEPFDPDDIQPSSVDLHLGPSFMVFRNSRYPYIDPSREQAGLMESVSASVEEPFVLHPGEFVLGTTVERVVLPDDIVARLEGKSSLGRLGLLIHSTAGYVDPGWDGRLTLELSNVSNLPIVLMPGMPIGQMSFMQMTTPVERPYGTLGLGSKYQGQSDTTPSRMYRNFEQ
- a CDS encoding FAD-dependent monooxygenase, with protein sequence MFTLREAPQPHYDTIIAGSGPAGVMAALGAARRGSVLVVETSRLPRDKSCGGMLNEFAQQFLADIAPLPESMVRSPSYVNFRYVDWDREIRKPTGLRFLNVDRIEFDEWLLRLLPSSVDVVAECAVIGVTQDAHRVVATLKSRDSEYTVTCENLVGADGARSTVRRELGEGSVATYVTLQDFCRLSGDLPPYFDCIYMRNIGDAYAYSYVVPKDDIAIVGSVYYPKTKRPYLKQDQTLSILRAAMPQLGETVRREASVALSVRSARDIVPGRGRIILAGEAGGFMSPTSGEGISYALNSGRYAGEMIANHEPSHVLEAYAAATRQIGANIHRKLKWLPLMESAWGKYLAGFVPTPLVSKVTQGL